The window GGTTCTTTACTAATAACGAGAGTGACGTGTCGCTTTGGTCCTACTGGGTGTGCCAATTTTTATTTGGCTCTTTCGTAAAagatgcgggcgtgccagataatTATAATATTCTCGAACTATGGAATAAAATTGCGTCTAACTAAGGCTTTGTTCTTTATCACtgaaaaaaaactgaactgaaatgaACTGAATTCtactgaaactgaaataataatataatcctttaaaaatagtaataattaaaataaaaatcttataaaaataataatggttctaataataataataatgaaaaaataataattataaaaaataattataattataataagtaataaattactgaactgaactgaatactactgaattgaactgattgATACTGAAactaagtaataaagaacataGCCTAACTTTTAATTGTCAAACAATTGTGAAAAATAAAGAGACTGTAAAATTCATAaggattcgattatcaaaacgataccgtccttacaaaaattattaaagaacaaataaaataaaattataatggaAAACTGGAATGAATTTGAAATCTGAAAATTAAAACTAAGAGTGAGAAATTTAAAATGCTAAAGTCTAGAAAGAAATTACTAGAGTTTTGCTTGAGTGTGTGTTGAGTTGTCTTTCTCCATCGTGATTTCTGCCTTTTATAGATGTTGGGACTTCCCGTTGTTTCCACCAATCCACATTCTCTACTATATCGAATAAATGTTCCACTTTAACTTCCACTAATGATTGATTCTGACGCTTTTCATTTTCCTGCTTTTTAATTAGCTTATAAAATACACATTAAAAACCTTAAATAAACTTCTGATTTCCCTTGATTTACTTTAAGTCTCCTCTGAAGTTCGTCATAGAAAGTAGCTTTCCCCCGACACACTCTTGGAAAATCTATTTAAACGTTGTTAGCGATATtctgcgaatatgctaatttcaacattGTCACGTGTgattagggtgcgggcgtgccggagaaattatttctcaagccaaggctcgccctcttgccaaataaattggcaggggaaggcttgcccccagtacacccttgtggtgggacccctccccggaccctcgctcagcggggacgcgtagtgcgaccgagccgccctttttttattaaagacggttaagtttgtggaattgcgcgccaaaacttaaAATCTAAatgaagcgattggcgagggatgCAATGATTGAAAAaatccctcttgggtctctaacGCCGTTAtgaaaactttgctagataaattatttttatttaagctaatcgTATAAATTAAAGAcgggtaaaataaagaaattaaaggtgcgaaattgacatgagatttggtgaaaaaaattggtattttattgatatggatcaaggtttgaatacatatgttcaaagtaaacatgaaattgaaattaattacaatcgaaaaatttctatactaaacatatagataatcaattgaattgtggaaaaaaacaaatcaatataatgaattgaaatgcaataaaaataaaattgaaattcaacgacaaactcggagccacactAGCTATCTCGGCTGGACGTTGAACTTTACTGTCGGCTTGAAGTCCTCGGGGCACCACGGTCGGTTGGCACGTGTGGAACTTGATCTTGGCAATCTCAAACGTGTGGTAGgcaaaatggggcagatttaacatTTGACTTCGGAAGGATCGATTGAATGCTTAAGAACCCGGAATTGGATGATTAaaaaggctaaatttaacttcggaAAGTcaagaacaaacttctataatcgaaggctaaaacggactctAAATGGGCGAAATTGAGCTTTGAAAACAAacggacgaatctggaaaattttgGAAACAGAGTAGCTAAAACAATTTGGGCCATAAAGATTGGTTTGTAAACGGAGTTTCTGAACACGGAATtaggaaaataaaaatgatagatTGAATTtcaggacgtcaggaacaactttgtagaagggattgaaagcaaaaaattattctaaatGGACGGAAATGGACTTCGAAAgtaattggacgaatctggaaaattaatttaaaaacagGATTCTAGCTAAGGATTGGGCAAACTAAGggcttaggaatgctaaattggattgaaaaacttggaaagagaCTTTTGTAACTCAAATTAAGGCTAAAGGAAAGCTAAAAGAAGGAATTAAAGCTAGaacaaaatgaagaacaaaatgaagaacaaaaggaAAAGACTAAGAACTTACATATAGCATTGAGAGAGACACTTTAGGAGGGGATTTGTTTGTGTTGAGTGAGTTGTCTTGAGTTGAGTGTgagagggtctatttatagttttttcgAAGGGCAATTAGTATCATTTTTCACCCCACTTTCCTTATATTTCTCTCATAATTTCACCATAAAATGACACCTCATCAACTAATTAACATTCCATCAACCAATTCCTAACTTCCCTCAACCTCTTCCAACTTCCacctgttgaaacacatttccacatgattttgatttgacaaaattatttaagttaatcccatgattaaaacaattaaatttaagtgctttgatttaattgtgctaatgtgtttgttcaatgttgagtatattatctaacgagaacaggaacttaaagactataaaagaaagacagaacaaagtcagcatgagcaagtcacacagcggaagctgagtagaatgcaactcagctttacGAAAGAAACGTCTTCTTCaggaaagcttgaaggcgaagctgcgGAGTCAAGCGGAGCAATATTCAAGTCGCCgataagtcaagctgagtgaaaatCAAGTCAGTGTCCAATTATCCATCAACTTGTGAGACAAAGTCTGAcacaattcagaagcctcgaaaatccgtttaaggaccttttcgagaagcATGGACCGTCTGacgtttggcaagaagacaaacctggcgctagaagacgaacctggcgcaagaagacgaaactggcaaacctggctcctgcgcaaatcagaagataggattggcctacggttctggaagctgaccacatgatgacgaagaagaccgttcttctcaacggctatgtcggattttcaaatcattgaagctttaGAACTCACTATAAATAGACAAGCTCTTCATTTGGATTCAAACACACatacaaaagagaaacaaacaaGCAAAATCTTTACTAAGTTAaaagatccaaaagagaagctgtctgaatagaaaaagcaagtttcttacaccaaattccaatcattgtgtaaaagtctagagtgaattttattcatctaaagtgttcttcgttttgtgagaataatcttgtatcaattgtaaaggttagaagagtgaagctgagtactcggttatagtactcagtggtagagaaattctggatactcggttatagtattaaGTGgttgataggattgagtagacgaatagaggacggtactcttgcatactcagttgctattgtaaacggtttgtgctctacttttaaagagctcagtagtggattgaaaaagcccggagagattctggggactggacgtaggcggtgaggccgaaccagtataagtctgctgagtaatctctaaccctttctcttgatatatatatatatatatatatatatatatatatatatatatatatatatatgtgtgtgtgtgtgtgtgtgtgtgtgttgcttgcttaaattgctcagtaaataatctgtaCAAACTGACGCTGAgcaatcagagtgctgagttggaagctgacctaaagtgttatttcccaactcacaattgaaacagctctagtcagtatctgattaaagctgtctcacatctcactcagccttgctgacctaaagttGAGTTAAATcgtcaaacatttaattaagtcagcattattaagcgaaaaagttacattagttcctaaccccccttggaactaattatacTAAGTTACACGTGACCAACACCACCAACTAACATGCCACATCACTTAGCTAAATTAAGGTTAGGGAGAGATTTAAGGGTGGTCATAGGTGTGAGGAAGGGTTAGGTTTCGTGGGTCAGCTTTGAGTGCGGTTCGACGTGCGTCGGGAAAGCCGGATGGGACGAACGAAGCCCTGGAAATTTATTCCAGGGGTAGATCTCGCAGAGacctacttttttttattaattcgttttattttgttttgtgtaatttaaaaacttacattaaaattaactatataatctatttacatatttacatgaataaataaataaaatttatttatcggGCCAACAAACGTAATCTAGGTTAATTAatacatttaaaaaatatataaagccAAACTATTAATATGGTGCAAATAATATGTATGACTAAAATGTTGAGAGTGACTCTGTGATGGCCATTAACTGGATGAAGAATAGAGATACTAataatggtttgtgctctaatCTTTTTGGGGCTTGCATTGACCTCATCAACAAAGAGTGGGAAGTCCAGTTTGTCCACGTCTATAGAGAAGCGAACATGACTGTCGACAAGCTTGCTAATAAAGCCCTCTTGGAGCCCCGAGGCCTTCACTTGCTTCCTAACTGTCCTTCTTGGGCGAGCCTCGAGTTTTGGCAGGATGCCATGGATATATCGTGGCCTAGAGTTGTCAACCGTGTCTAGTTTTCTTTTTTTCGGTTGTCGTGGTTCTGTTTTGTGGCTTCTTAGGCGTCCgttgtattaaaaaaaatatgtatgaCTAAAATGTGTCACAACCTAGGTGTGAATTGAATTTATGACTCCATCTataaaaacaatataaaattactaaattgGAAcagatatttaatttatttgaatCAAGTTCCATTTATCTTAGCGACTAAGGTCCCTCAAAACAAAATTGAGGGACTACATTAAATCCTCCATCCATATTTGACCTGTAATATTCAGATTTATTGAAACATTAATACAATATTAATATGTTACAATTTGCAATAATTTACAGTTTTAGTTAACGAGTACCTAAAAGTTTTTTCTTCTAATTCAATATTTACATTTGTTTTTTTCAGTTAAAAActagtataattttaaaataatacgATTTTTTGTGAATAACTTGAATTACATTGGTTTTTTTTTAAGTCCGGTTTATATTTAATAGTTATTGAATGTTAAATTCTAAGAAAAAATTGGTTAACCTTATGAAAACAGCTGATCTTGCTTACGTGTGCAAGTCGTCTTCGTAATCCGCCATCGTATTAACTTGTAAAACAGAAACGGAGGTCAAACGGGATCAGAGTCCGACGAACccgctctgatgcctaagtcagtttgTGATCTTGGCAGGATTGAAGAGTATGAACTAGTTGTGAGATAATAGTTAACGCACCGTACATTTTGTCTATATCtgttgataacaacccaaatgaTTCTTTCTAGAGTAAGgaataaaggaaaattaatagaaataatggcaaaccgtTATTCCTTCTAGAAGAGGGACTAAGGACGATTAATAATGATTAACACatttaatgtggaattaatgataattaatgcaggggtgaatatgcaataatgaagaaaaagaaaggagtCTCTatcattatgccacgccacatgGACTATGACGAGACACGCCATAACAAAATACGCCTGATGAGAGCGGCTAAAAgagacccgccattgttctcatggagagcgtacatacgcctcgacggttctaaaaaatatcaaaagacGCCTTTATAACCATCCATAAATGAGAATAAATACATTTAAATGACAATTAGTAGCCGTTAAGGGGTAATGATATGATTGTTCGAATACACTATCATTAATGCAAAAtgttacaaaaacctatataaatatcCAACAAGCccatatttttgtttttctttgtttttccaTATGAATTCTGATCTTTGCTTCTTTTGAATATATGATATGTCCTACAACTCTGAGGTCAATGAACGTCTTAAAGCTGCCCTTCTTCGAAACGAGCTTTTAGAAACTAGGCACAAGATCTCTATCAGCCTTTAGACTGAGGTAGATTTGAAGAACGCGGTTGAGCTCCTATTGataaatggcttaatacatttaCGAGTCCATGAACTTATCTCAAAAATTTGATTGATTGCTTAAACTTATAAAGTGTTTTATTAACccctttaatttgtttaaaataacctattggCTACATGTATTTGTTTAAACTGATCCAAATGACCTCCTAAATTTGCTTACAATAATCcattagcctcctgaacttgtttaaagtgatatacattttaatttttaaatttgtaaaaaaattcaaaacttaaacAATAAATGTATGATTCACGATTCTAaatctttaaaataaattaacttgACTTAATTCATTAAGAGCATCCTAAACTTGTCTCAAAAACTTGATTGACTCCCTAAATTTACACAGTGTCGCGTTAGCCCACTcgacttgcttaaaataacctattaGCCAACTTTCTTATAGTGATCCATTTGTCcattgaacttgtttaaagtaatataaattttaacttGTATAAATCTgtacaaaaataatttaaaactcaaaaaataaAGGTTTAATTGTTGATTCTAaatcttttaaataaattagctTTCTGTTTTGTACATCATTATaacgttttttttatagatttagaaaTTTAAACTTAACAATTTAAGCAAGTGCAAAGAAATGAGATATCATGGAACTTGAGAGCttcaatcaagttttttctTTGGacaaattcatcaagcaaataAGATATAAACTAattaactttatattttttttttatacttttaggacgtttttatagatttagatgTATTAGGCCAtgataaaattacaccattatGCCATTATATTTTATCCTGCCTTAAATAAGGGGAAGTAGTAGAGGAGAGCGCGTTACACAGTTGTGTAGCAGCGTCGCATGCGCGTGATATAGCACCGATCACTATGCTTATTACCGGATATAAATACAGAGGACAAGTCTCCTAAATCTGGACACATCCACATATCTCCCTTTTTTAGAATTCTTCTCTCTTCTGCCAAAGTAAGGtattttcttctccttttctaTCACTTGCTCGATTCTTCTTTTCATCTATTAAACCATACAGAGAACAGttctgtagtttttttttttctctgctTCAACTGTTGTTTTGTCCATTTTcatcttaatcatttcttttTTGACGGTTAAATCATCCATATGAATTTGTTCTCCGTCTCAGGTAACTTGAATTCGTATAACATAAATCATCTTGCTGTCATTCTGTATTATTCCGTCCGAGTAATTGTTACTTTATGACCCTTTTTTCCAATACAGACACGGTTTGAGTTTTGGGCTTGATCGAGGGGAGATCAAAATGCATAATTTCCtctttttgttaaatttaagaCCAATCTTGTTATCCTTCATGTCTTCAGTACAATTTTCAAGGTTTTGCATTGTTTGTTTAATGAAATTGATATCATGAATCTTAATTGCTCTTCGCATCTTTCTATATTCAGGAGATTTTAGGTCAAGCAAGAAAGGGTTTACATTCGAATTTCGTTTTTTTGCTAACAATCCCAAGATGGAAGACACGTCTGTACCTTCTGGTTCTGCTGTTGAGGTAGAGGAAAGGGTTAAAAAGGAAGAAGTGCATCTCAAAGTCAAGAGCAAAGATAAAAATTCAACTGATGAAAAGGGAGAGGTGGAACTTGAATTGAAGACAAAATCTGTAGAGAAGGAAAAGCCAAAGAAGAAAGAGGACAAGGAACAGAAAGATACAAAGAAGAAGAGTAAGGAGaagaaagatgaagatgaaggcAAAGGAAACAAAgataaagaaaagaagaagaacaagaagaagaagggtgAGGTTGAGGAGGGTGAGGGTACTGCTAATGAAGATTCAGAGGTAGATAATGAAGCAGGAAAGGCGAAGAAAAAGGATGAGAAGAAAGATAAGACAGACAAGGaaaaagaagggaagaaaaaggagaaaaaagaTAAGACAGACGAGGaaaaagaagggaagaaaaaggagaagaaagatAAGACAGACGAGGAAAAAGAAGGGAAGAAAGCACATGATGAGAAGGTAAAGGAAAAGGATGAGAAGGGGGAGAAAggtgagaagaagaagaaaggaaaggagaaAAAGGACAAGCATGAAGACTCGGAGCAAGAAGGAAAAGCGACCAGTGAAGTTAAACGTAAAAGTTTGGATactgaggaagaggaagataaGAAACACGATGAAGAAAAGAAGGTCAAAGATAAAGAGAAGGTAGTCAATGAATCTgagaaagaaacaaaaaaagaGAAGGACAAGGGAGataagaagaaagagaagaaacacATGGATGAAGTGGATGCGgtagaagaagatgaaggggaagaaaaagaaaagaagaaagggAAAAAAGATAAGAAGAAAGGCAGCAAACACAAGGATGAAATAGATGAGGAACAAGAGGACGAAGGAGAAAAGAAAGatgagaagaaaaagaagaagaagaaagataagaagcatGAAGATGTAGTGGATGAAGAAGTAACAAAAGATGGTGAAGAcaataagaagaagaaagataagaagaaagaaaaaaaggacAAGGAAGAGGAAAAGGAACACAAGGATGGAACCAAGGCTGATGTTGTCTCCAGAGAGATTGTAATAGAATCAGAAGCAGGAGAGCAGCAGGATGAGAAagataagtcacaaaaaggaggcaaggataagaagaaagacaaagAGAATTGTgacaagaaaaggaaaaagggcGACAAGGATAATAAGAGCAAGGACCTGGACAAGCTGAAATTGAAGCTGAAGAACATAGATGGAAAAATTGAAGCTCTAATGGAGAAAAAAGCTGACATGTTGCGGCAGATTTTAGAAGCTGAGAATGCAAGCCCTGTTATTGTTGGGTCGGACAAAGATTCTCAAACACCTAATGTGGAATAGCCTTTTCCGCGGAATGATTTGCATGTTGATTTGCCTTTCCCTGTTGTAAGATATAATTTCCAATTTTCCGTGGCACTATATATAGTTCTATACAATTATGAACTCTTTTACTGTTGTAATATGAAGTTTTGTTTTCCTCTTTACAGTTGAATGTGAATAAAGTATGCAATCCTTTCTGCAATTAATAAAACTATTACTGCTTCAAATTATCCTTCTGTCATTAGTTTGCAGTAGAACTGAACTCTTCGTTGTTGTAAATGATAATAATCCTGTATTTAAGCTATTGAATTAGTTCATTATAGACAGTAGTTCATGAGACCTACCGAATCTGGAAGGATTATCGTTAATGTCAAATTTGAATTCTAGGATCTAATTGACTATCAGGTCAGAATGTGGTGTTAATGTTTTTAGAAGTGTATGAAGCGGGTAGTTTGGCAATCATTTTTTGGTTTTCGCTGGACAATCATTTGAGTTGTAGTAATCCATGGTGATGAAGTGATTTCTGTACTGGCGATGTCATTTTCAAGGTCATTCAAAATCTTTTTACATTCCTAATCAGGAGAAGTTGTTAGCAGATCCGGCCAGGCCAGGGAAAAGATACTGGACAAAACAGTTGGTAAGGTTTTTCGTTTTGCTACTAATTGTTGATGTTTATCTAGGCTATTTACCACTAATATCTATTTCAGATATTCTCTTCTTGTTTTGATAAGTAACCTTGAAATTAGCTAGACCATCCTGTGGTTCGAGAGCTTTCAACAGCTGCTGCTACGAAAAGTATGCTGGTCTCCATTTTCAAAGAAATTTAAATGTAAGTTTCTTGTTAAGCCTTCAGGAATTCTGTTCTAGTCTATGAAGTTAACATATGTTTGGATATATTTGAATTATAGAGACCAAATAGACCAAATATGAAGTTTGGAAATATATATCTTGAACAATTTGCCATCAATAAAAACATGGAAACCAAATAACAATATAtggatttaattgaatttgaaatCATATGACATATAATTTTGAGATTTAATTTCTACATTGTTTATAGGTTTAGTGGTGAGGCCGTATCCGAATGGGAAGAGAGGGTCATAATGTTTATCTCCAACATTCATAGGCAGTTGATCCACAGTTTTGAACCATGTACTGGAAAGCTTTCCAGTGAAACCGTAATCACCAAATAGAACATCTGCAACGCCCTGGCCTTCAGTTCCAGGAAGCCATGCAGCAACAAGCGCATCAATGGAATCAACGTAGGGTTGGATTACAACTGGACGGCCAGAAACTACGACGACGACACATTTGACAGCTCCACATACATTCTGGATGGTACTCGTGCCAGGGTCAGCGATTGTCAGGTTCATGCTGTCTCCCTGAGTTTCTGCATACGGGTGTTCTCCAACTACAACAATTGCATACGAGAACTCGTTTGACTTGACAAAGTTTGTGTCAGGGTTCTCCTGGTAGACGACTTGTGTGTTTGTATCAATGGTATTATTTATGGCTTTAAGGATTGTAGTGCCTGTTAAAGATAATTAATAGAAGTCATGTCAGTTATTAAGCTTTATATTTGCAGGAggtggagagttgaaaaatataCCAGTTGTTAGATTGTTTCCTGTCAGTCCTTGCCACTGAATTGTCCATCCACCACACTGATAACCA is drawn from Euphorbia lathyris chromosome 9, ddEupLath1.1, whole genome shotgun sequence and contains these coding sequences:
- the LOC136205797 gene encoding uncharacterized protein isoform X2, encoding MEDTSVPSGSAVEVEERVKKEEVHLKVKSKDKNSTDEKGEVELELKTKSVEKEKPKKKEDKEQKDTKKKSKEKKDEDEGKGNKDKEKKKNKKKKGEVEEGEGTANEDSEVDNEAGKAKKKDEKKDKTDKEKEGKKKEKKDKTDEEKEGKKKEKKDKTDEEKEGKKAHDEKVKEKDEKGEKGEKKKKGKEKKDKHEDSEQEGKATSEVKRKSLDTEEEEDKKHDEEKKVKDKEKVVNESEKETKKEKDKGDKKKEKKHMDEVDAVEEDEGEEKEKKKGKKDKKKGSKHKDEIDEEQEDEGEKKDEKKKKKKKDKKHEDVVDEEVTKDGEDNKKKKDKKKEKKDKEEEKEHKDGTKADVVSREIVIESEAGEQQDEKDKSQKGGKDKKKDKENCDKKRKKGDKDNKSKDLDKLKLKLKNIDGKIEALMEKKADMLRQILEAENASPVIVGSDKDSQTPNVE
- the LOC136205797 gene encoding uncharacterized protein isoform X1, whose amino-acid sequence is MNLFSVSGDFRSSKKGFTFEFRFFANNPKMEDTSVPSGSAVEVEERVKKEEVHLKVKSKDKNSTDEKGEVELELKTKSVEKEKPKKKEDKEQKDTKKKSKEKKDEDEGKGNKDKEKKKNKKKKGEVEEGEGTANEDSEVDNEAGKAKKKDEKKDKTDKEKEGKKKEKKDKTDEEKEGKKKEKKDKTDEEKEGKKAHDEKVKEKDEKGEKGEKKKKGKEKKDKHEDSEQEGKATSEVKRKSLDTEEEEDKKHDEEKKVKDKEKVVNESEKETKKEKDKGDKKKEKKHMDEVDAVEEDEGEEKEKKKGKKDKKKGSKHKDEIDEEQEDEGEKKDEKKKKKKKDKKHEDVVDEEVTKDGEDNKKKKDKKKEKKDKEEEKEHKDGTKADVVSREIVIESEAGEQQDEKDKSQKGGKDKKKDKENCDKKRKKGDKDNKSKDLDKLKLKLKNIDGKIEALMEKKADMLRQILEAENASPVIVGSDKDSQTPNVE